Proteins co-encoded in one Medicago truncatula cultivar Jemalong A17 chromosome 8, MtrunA17r5.0-ANR, whole genome shotgun sequence genomic window:
- the LOC120577465 gene encoding uncharacterized protein codes for MLAAEQENAQLREELVNLKGEMERMALMMETMMAEREQAAISNSTPVVVVTAAPEGPPQPSPTTTTTIGLTQPLMTDFSSGNMATMGNSGFRPLGPQGPFATPQYSMPSGYPWGMPIATNGVFGPGATEMPFTQGQQTSAHFQMSQPIPQATVTQAGPTVHVGPQHEEQIYHSDSIMGDDKAIDWEERFGALEKKMSNMRGKETVVQSIYDLCLVPDVNIPPKFKMPVFEKYQGDTCPQNHLTMYISKMIAYKNNVPLLIHCFQDSLTGSAHTWFMGLKGVTTFEQLAEAFMQQYKYNTYLAPSRKELQSLTQKDKESFKEYAQRFIQKAAQIRPPLDERELSELFYETLSPCYSEKMIVCASQKFTDLVETGMRIEEWARKGAAVSGGSSGGSSGVSSNGNKKFGNGYPKRNAQEVSMVAHGGPQPVYPNYPFVANITPQMTAPQNPNYQSPRPQGPAPYYPPLYQPLYNLQQFPQQPYYPQQPYQQRPQQQPRPQVPHNQQNQRQQFDPLPMTYGALLPSLLAQNLVQTIPPPRIPDPLPRWYRPDLHCIYHQGAPGHDVERCFALKKEVQKLINSKELTFTDPDAVAQNNPLPTHGPAVNMIQDDQEEARILSVGDIKTPLVPIHVKMCRATLFNHNHEACDICSMDPRGCIQVQNDVQGLLNRRELVVTREPESKDVCVVTPVFRARRPLVINPNSTKPVGTPLIICVPRPTPTTAQKAVPYKYEGTILEPGSETTSPVAVDNIAENSRILRSGRIFPTVGPKSVSVPVDEPVKERSAGKGKAGEQAKEFDFEDADEVLKLIKKSEYRVVDQLLQTPAKISIMALLSSSGAHRDALRKVLDQAFVDYDVTLGQFESIVGNVTVCNSLTFSDEDLPAEGNKHNQALFISVLCRTVSLSNVLIDTGSALNVMPKSTFDQLAYSEAPLRLSKVTVRAFDGTRRSVYGEVDLPISVGPHEFQVTFQVMEIQASFSCLLGRPWIHDAGAVTSTLHQKLKFVSRGKLITVSGESAFLISNLSAFSVIGGSGSDGPSFQGFSAEESVGKIETCMASLKDARRVIQEGKTEGWGQLVELPENKRKEGIGFLNSKPGMFDPTRGSFHSAGFIHDSPETNAILDDASGGVTPVFVTPGGACCNWIAVDIPSVTPRSKLNISESVEHSDPMLSPNFEVPVYEAVAEEDEEIPNEIKWMLEQERKTIQPHQEEIEIINLGTEEDKKEIKIGASLDVSVKKRVIELIREYVDIFAWSYKDMPGLDPDVVEHRLPLKPECPPIDAGFLVTSEYPQWLANIVPVPKKDGKVRMCVDYRDLNKASPKDNFPLPHIDVLVDNTAKCKVFSFMDGFSGYNQIRMAPEDREKTSFITPLGAFCYVVMPFGLINAGATYQRGFIVSQKGIEVDPDKVRAIREMPVPKTEKQVRGFLGRLNYISRFISHMTATCGPIFKLLRKDQGVKWNDDCQKAFDQIKEYLLEPPILVPPVDGRPLIMYLTVLEDSMGCVLGQQDEIGKKEHAIYYLSKKFTDCESRYSMDPIKYIFEKPALTGRIARWQMLLSEYDIEYRTQKAIKGSILAEHLAHQPIEDYQPIKFDFPDEEVMYLKAKDCDEPVFGEGPDPESEWGLIFDGAVNVYGSGIGAVLITPKGTHIPFTARLRFDCTNNIAEYEACIMGIEEAIDLRIKKIVIYGDSALVINQIKGEWETRHPGLIPYRDYARRLLTFFNKVELHHVPRDENQMADALATLSSMINVNGHNTVPVINVQFLDRPAYVFVAEAIDDDKPWYHDIQVFLQTQKYPPGASNKDKKTLRKLSSRFFLNEDVLYKRNFDGVLLRCVDKHEAEKLMREIHEGSFGTHSCGHAMAKKILRAGYYWITMHADCYNHAKKCHKCQIYADKIHIPPSMLNVISSPWPFSMWGIDMIGRIEHHISGYRLFHQVG; via the exons ATGTTAGCGGCAGAACAGGAAAACGCTCAGCTCAGAGAGGAACTGGTTAACCTCAAGGGGGAGATGGAAAGAATGGCACTTATGATGGAAACTATGATGGCTGAGAGAGAGCAAGCAGCAATCTCCAATTCAACTCCTGTTGTGGTTGTCACAGCTGCACCTGAGGGTCCCCCGCAACCATCTCCGACTACTACTACAACTATCGGCCTCACCCAGCCTCTGATGACTGATTTTTCTTCTGGTAATATGGCAACTATGGGCAACTCAGGCTTCCGTCCTCTTGGCCCCCAGGGTCCCTTTGCTACTCCTCAGTATTCCATGCCTTCAGGCTACCCTTGGGGCATGCCGATTGCAACTAACGGGGTTTTTGGTCCAGGCGCTACTGAAATGCCTTTCACACAAGGTCAACAGACTTCGGCACATTTCCAGATGAGTCAACCGATTCCTCAAGCTACCGTGACTCAAGCAGGTCCTACTGTGCATGTTGGGCCACAACATGAAGAGCAGATTTATCACTCCGACAGTATAATGGGGGATGATAAAGCAATCGATTGGGAAGAAAGGTTCGGTGCTCTAGAGAAGAAGATGAGTAATATGCGGGGAAAGGAAACAGTCGTCCAAAGCATATATGACCTTTGCTTGGTACCAGATGTAAACATACCTCCAAAGTTCAAGATGCCTGTATTTGAGAAGTATCAAGGGGACACATGTCCACAAAATCATCTAACTATGTATATTAGCAAGATGATAGCTTACAAGAATAATGTTCCCTTACTCATTCACTGCTTCCAGGATAGTTTGACTGGTTCGGCACATACCTGGTTCATGGGATTGAAAGGAGTCACTACTTTTGAACAGTTGGCTGAGGCCTTCATGCAGCAGTACAAATATAATACCTATCTGGCGCCAAGTCGCAAAGAGTTGCAGTCCTTAACCCAGAAAGATAAAGAATCGTTCAAAGAATACGCACAACGCTTCATTCAAAAAGCTGCTCAGATTCGTCCTCCCTTGGATGAGAGAGaactttcagaattgttctatGAAACCCTGAGCCCTTGTTATTCAGAAAAGATGATTGTCTGTGCATCACAGAAGTTCACTGATTTGGTGGAAACAGGAATGCGTATCGAGGAGTGGGCTCGTAAGGGAGCAGCTGTTTCGGGAGGTTCTTCAGGTGGTTCTTCAGGGGTTTCGTCCAATGGTAATAAGAAATTTGGGAATGGTTACCCAAAGAGGAATGCTCAAGAGGTTAGCATGGTGGCTCATGGAGGACCTCAGCCCGTGTACCCTAATTACCCCTTTGTTGCCAACATCACCCCACAAATGACCGCGCCCCAGAACCCAAACTATCAATCACCCAGACCTCAAGGACCTGCACCATACTACCCCCCATTATACCAACCACTATACAACCTACAACAATTCCCTCAACAACCATATTACCcccaacaaccataccaacaaagACCACAGCAACAACCCCGTCCTCAGGTTCCTCACAATCAGCAGAATCAAAGGCAACAATTTGACCCCTTGCCAATGACCTATGGAGCATTGCTCCCTTCTTTACTTGCACAGAATCTGGTCCAAACAATACCACCTCCTCGCATTCCAGACCCTCTCCCACGCTGGTACCGTCCGGACCTTCATTGTATTtaccatcaaggggcaccaggccACGATGTGGAGCGTTGTTTTGCTCTTAAGAAAGAGGTTCAGAAACTGATAAATAGTAAAGAGTTAACCTTCACCGACCCTGATGCTGTAGCTCAGAACAATCCTCTGCCTACTCATGGGCCTGCTGTTAATATGATTCAAGACGATCAGGAAGAGGCTCGCATTCTCTCTGTAGGTGATATCAAGACTCCTCTGGTACCGATACATGTGAAAATGTGTAGAGCAACTCTCTTCAACCACAATCATGAAGCTTGTGACATATGTTCGATGGATCCTCGTGGATGTATACAAGTCCAGAATGATGTGCAGGGTCTCCTAAATAGAAGGGAACTTGTGGTTACAAGGGAACCCGAGAGCAAGGACGTCTGTGTTGTCACTCCGGTATTTAGAGCCAGGAGGCCGCTGGTGATAAACCCTAACAGTACAAAGCCCGTTGGTACTCCCTTGATAATCTGTGTGCCTAGGCCCACGCCTACTACTGCTCAGAAAGCTGTACCCTACAAGTATGAAGGCACGATTCTAGAGCCCGGAAGTGAGACAACTTCACCTGTTGCTGTGGATAATATCGCAGAGAATAGCCGGATTTTGAGGAGTGGCCGCATCTTTCCTACGGTGGGTCCGAAGAGTGTTAGTGTTCCAGTCGATGAGCCAGTAAAAGAGCGAAGCGCCGGTAAAGGTAAAGCTGGGGAGCAGGCCAAAGAGTTTGACTTTGAGGATGCCGATGAAGTCTTGAAGCTGATCAAGAAGAGTGAATACAGGGTGGTGGACCAGCTGTTACAAACTCCTGCGAAGATTTCCATCATGGCCCTGTTATCAAGTTCTGGTGCTCATCGGGATGCCCTGAGGAAAGTACTAGACCAGGCatttgtggattatgatgtaacTCTGGGTCAATTCGAAAGCATTGTGGGGAATGTGACCGTGTGTAACAGTCTGactttcagtgatgaagatctCCCGGCGGAGGGGAATAAGCATAATCAAGCATTATTCATCTCTGTACTTTGCAGAACGGTCTCGTTATCCAACGTCCTGATAGATACCGGCTCTGCACTTaatgtgatgcccaagtcaacttTCGACCAATTGGCGTACTCCGAGGCTCCTTTGAGACTTAGCAAGGTGACGGTAAGGGCCTTCGATGGAACTAGGAGATCGGTGTATGGTGAGGTAGATTTGCCAATTTCGGTCGGCCCACATGAATTTCAGGTTACTTTCCAAGTCATGGAAATCCAGGCTTCTTTCAGCTGTTTGCTCGGCAGACCATGGATTCATGACGCTGGGGCTGTGACATCTACTCTCcatcagaaattgaagtttgtaagTCGTGGAAAGTTGATCACTGTGAGTGGCGAATCGGCCTTTTTAATCAGCAATTTGTCTGCTTTCTCTGTTATCGGTGGTAGTGGTTCAGACGGGCCATCATTCCAAGGGTTCTCTGCCGAAGAAAGTGTCGGTAAGATTGAGACTTGTATGGCCTCGTTGAAGGATGCCCGGAGAGTAATTCAGGAAGGCAAAACCGAAGGCTGGGGTCAGCTAGTGGAGTTGCCAGAAAACAAGCGTAAGGAGGGAATTGGTTTCCTTAACAGTAAGCCTGGGATGTTCGACCCTACCAGAGGTTCTTTCCACAGTGCTGGTTTCATTCATGATTCGCCAGAGACCAATGCAATTTTAGATGATGCATCTGGAGGAGTGACACCGGTCTTTGTGACGCCTGGAGGAGCTTGCTGCAATTGGATTGCTGTTGACATTCCTTCTGTGACACCCCGCTCTAA ACTGAACATAAGTGAATCCGTTGAACACAGTGACCCCATGctttctcccaactttgaggtcCCGGTTTACGAGGCTGTGGCAGAGGAGGATGAGGAGATCCCGAATGAGATCAAATGGATGTTGGAACAAGAAAGGAAGACAATTCAACCTCATCAAGAGGAGATAGAAATCATCAATCTGGGTACTGaggaagacaagaaagaaatcaagattggggcATCGTTGGATGTATCTGTCAAGAAAAGAGTAATTGAGCTTATCAGAGAATATGTTGATATATTCGCATGGTCATACAAAGACATGCCGGGTCTAGACCCTGATGTCGTTGAACACAGACTACCTTTGAAGCCTGAGTGTCCTCCG attgatgcaggTTTCCTAGTCACATCAGAGTATCCTCAATGGTTGGCCAACAtagtgcctgttccaaagaaagatggcaaagtcagaatgtgtgttgattatCGGGACTTGAACAAGGCTAGTCCGAAGGATAATTTTCCTTTGCCTCACATTGATGTATTGGTTGATAACACTGCTAAGTGCAAGgttttctccttcatggacggtttctccggctaCAATCAGATCAGGATGGCTCCtgaggatagagaaaagacgtctttcatcACGCCCTTGGGTGCTTTCTGCTATGTGGTGATGccatttggtttgataaatgctggtgccactTACCAGAGGG GCTTTATCGTCAGTCAAAAGGGTATTGAAGTTGATCCCGACAAGGTCAGAGCCATCAGAGAAATGCCTGTTCcaaagacagagaagcaagtcagaggttttctTGGTAGACTCAATTATATCTCCAGATTTATCTCTCACATGACCGCCACATGTGGACCAATTTTCAAGTTACTCCGCAAGGATCAAGGGGTGAAGTGGAATGATGATTGTCAGAAGGCTTTTGATCAAATCAAAGAATATCTGTTAGAACCTCCAATTCTTGTTCCTCCAGTTGACGGaagacctttgatcatgtatttaacagTACTGGAAGATTCCATGGGCTGTGTTttgggtcaacaagatgaaatcggaaagaaagagcacgcTATCTACTATTTGAGTAAGAAGTTCACTGATTGTGAGTCCCGATATTCT aTGGATCCtatcaagtacatatttgagaagccAGCTTTAACTGGAAGGATTGCTCGCTGGCAGATgttattgtccgagtatgatatcGAGTATCGCACTCAGaaagcaatcaaaggtagcatcttGGCAGAACATTTGGCTCATCAACCAATCGAAgactatcaaccaatcaaattcgACTTCCCAGATGAAGAGGTTATGTATCTAAAAGCAAAAGATTGTGACGAACCAGTGTTCGGTGAAGGTCCTGATCCGGAATCCGAAtggggtttgatatttgatggagCTGTTAATGTCTATGGAAGTGGAATTGGTGCGGTACTCATTACCCCTAAGGGTACTCACATCCCGTTTACTGCGAGGTTACGTTTTGATTGCACAAACAACATCGCAGAGTACGAGGCTTGCATCATGGGTATCGAGGAAGCCATCGATTTGAGGATCaagaaaattgtcatttatGGAGATTCCGCTCTTGTgattaaccagatcaaaggagAATGGGAAACTCGTCATCCTGGATTGATTCCCTACAGAGATTATGCAAGGCGTTTGctgactttcttcaacaaagtagAGTTACATCATGTGCCCCGCgatgagaatcaaatggcaGATGCTTTAGCTACTCTATCCTCAATGATCAATGTGAATGGTCACAATACTGTGCCAGTAATCAATGTCCAATTTCTCGACCGACCTGCTTATGTGTTTGTAGCTGAAGCAATTGATGATGACAAGCCATGGTATCATGATATCCAAGTTTTCCTTCAAACTCAAAAGTACCCACCTGGGGCATCCAACAAGGACAAGAAAACATTGAGAAAATTGTCAAGCCGTTTCTTCCTTAACGAAGACGTTTTGTATAAAAGGAACTTTGATGGGGTCCTACTTAGATGTGTGGATAAGCATGAAGCAGAAAAATTGATGCGCGAGATTCATGAAGGCTCTTTCGGAACTCACTCATGTGGGCACGCCATGGCGAAGAAGATATTGAGAGCTGGGTACTACTGGATAACAATGCATGCTGATTGCTACAACCATGCCAAGAAAtgtcacaaatgtcaaatctatgctgacaaGATTCATATACCACCGTCTATGCTCAATGTCATCTCTTCCCCGTGGCCattctctatgtggggcattgacatgattggtCGGATCGAACATCATATTAGTGGCTATCGATtatttcaccaagtgggttga